The stretch of DNA CTCTTTTAGCCTCAGGAAACTGAGCTCATACTTCtgttctcttttatttgaaaaaaggcCAGTGAAATACCACTACAGTATACTGTAatgttgttatgattattaatttCACATCAACTTCATTCGTTAAAGCGTACAGGAGGGAGGACACAGATGTCTGCCCAGTCACGCTATGGAAATGACCATCTTTCATTCCACTTTTCTTCAATTCTGGCAAGTGTTTGGAAATCCGCAGGACAACCAGGACTAGTTTTACACCATAACAGATCACGCCGCAAAACAGTTTAGTACAAGAGAGTTGGTTTTATTcgtttgttgttatttaacaGGGACGctgcacaaaacatttattgtacCAGATATAGCCCCAAAATAATTTCCATAATCCCAGTTGTGtaaatatactttaaaaaaaaaaaaagttatccaaataaaacattcttGACATCTCCATCAGATGTCAAATATCTGATTGTAAGTATATTCCCAAAAAAACAGTCCTCCAATTCCtacgacgaactatgtcgtatgtggtaaaataGACCAGATCGACCGTTTCCCAAAATAGCTCCTCTACCAGTGACAGGAGATACGTCACAAATACTTtgtttcacctcagagcatAGTGGGCTTTTCCAATGcctggttaatgagcttgtaaaggtaagggtgacatggcagagaatcagcacgattactttacagacaATAAGGAAATCCATCCATAAAAACAGACACTTGACAGACTGAACAGGTCCACTGCTGAGCTCTAACAGGCGTGTCTGTGGTCTTTAAAAGGACCACAAACCTCGTAATACGCCGTTTCAAAGGTGACATAGTGAGTCGTGGGAGGTGGAGGACCGACTCTTCCCAGCAGTGTGCAAATCACAAATgatatcatctttatttatcaaGTCAAATGTTTGCACTGTTAGTTTATCGCATAAAACCAGACTTCAGAGTAAACcgtttctccctctgcagtacTTGATTTTCCTCTCCCTGCGTTAGCAGCTTTCCTCCTAGTGATGGTTGATGCAGAATAAACCAACGAGTCCTCATCTCTCTGAGGAAACATGGAAAAATGTAATGAGACGgcacattttgatatttatatatgaaaacaaagacatgctATTAACTTTTCCATTAATTTCTTCATATATCTTACCTGCTGATTTGGCTGACTACCACGGACAGTCACAGCCTCTGTTGGCAAAGAAACCACagcttattaaataaaaacaaagattaacgATGAAAAAAGTTGTAGGTTAATGTCAACaaagaaataatgtaaattaagTGTTCTCTTTTGCAAAACTGCTTTTTGATAGAATTACACAAGAAACTTTTATCACCTTTGCAACAATCACACATTTTCTCCTTGATGATATGAATCAGGAAGCCGATAACAATCAGACTTATAGTGAATGTAGCACATGACAGAACTGTATTGGTCTTCTGTACATCCCACACGTTGGgtgctgaaacaacacaaggacaagatgatttaaatatgatttgaaaagatgcaacaggaagaaacttttgaaatttgaaaccgattctacattatgcaaaaaatatgttattctaaaagttaaatagaattttctTCAGTTACCTTTATTGTCCACTTTTGTTCCACGtccaaataaaatctctccACATGTGGCCACAGCACAGTAGTGAGTCCCAGCATCAGACGAGCTAACGTTCTTACAGAAGTTGTAGACACATTTCTGGGGCCAGTGATCTTCAGGgttcttttcacattcatcacgaCTGTTTCCATGAGCATGAATCAAACTGGGATGAGATTCATCTGAACCAGATCTGAACCAGAACACACGGTGATATCCTGGACACGTGTTGttctcagagtcagacaggactGAACACTGCAGCGTCACTGGGTCTCCTGGACCGACTGGATCAGACGGAGGGACTTGAATGACTGTAGATACATCAGGTTCTGGTCCtgggaaatacaaacacaaggttAAACATGCTTTACTCATTCTAATGAAAAGACAATAAGTtgaatacattcatttcaatttacaaACACTCAGAAACTGTCggcattttgtttgtcatttaccTTTAATCCTAAGAAATGTTCCTTTCAAAAATATCATGACAAGCTGATCTACTCTTATGCAATAGTAAACTCCAGTATCGCTTCGCTCAGTTTTTTTAATCCGTAGAAGAAAGATCCCAGGCTCTTGCTTGACTGTAAAGTGAGAGGTCTCATTAACATCTGCATTGTCAAATGAATGAGTTCCTCCTAAAACTTCAGGAAAGTTTCCAGAAACGAGCCTAATCCAAAATAAGTTGAAACTGTAAACCGACTCATGGCGGCTACATGTCAAATCCACATCATGTCCAACACCAGCGGTTCGTGTCTCAAAGATCTGATCAAATGTGCatcctgaaattaaaataaataaagtaattaaTAACAGTGGCAGATTTGTGTATGTCCTTTGCTAAAATTATGTAAGAATATGACATAATTAAAACAGACTGTATCTTCCAAATTAAAGAAAGGATTTGACTTACGCTTCActcggagcagcagcagtaagtggAATATAATCAGCATTTTCCCGTTGAAGACAGAAGTTAATTTAGACCctataataaaatgtgttgctctAATGTAATCATATGAAGTGGGTGGGAACAATGTGAGAGCAATCTGATTGGCCTCTAATTACCAGTGGAAATAACATCGACCGCCCTTCCATCCAtaacacatgaaacaacaacaccaacagcagcttatgttttatgtttcatggTGGGTTTCTTAGTGGCACTTAgagtaaactaaaaaaagattcaatgtAAACTGCAGTAACACAAAGCCGTCGTcttcacaacattttctttttatttcaaacaatataaaaatataaagactTTAAAGCCGCCACTCATTGATGAGGATACACCACTATGGATTGAACCACTATATTTATAGCAGTTGTAGCCTGGTTTCCACTAAAATAGAAGACAGGTACTAATTTGTTTTAGTGATTCATGGGTATTGTCCCTGTCACATGTCAAcatgattcataataataataataataataataataatataaaaaagaatttagCACATTTCTTAACAATGTTACAAAGTGCTTAGCAAGacgaaataaaagcaaaaaagtaaaaagaaaacacacaagttaGTTGACTAAAAGGAGAAAACctttcacaaagagaaaggtTTTGTGAAGAGATTCAAAAGAAGGTAGTAACGTGGTGTGTCTGAGTTCAGTAGACAGACAGCTTCAAAGTGTGGGGGCTCTTCTGTCAAAGGCGCGATCTCCCTTTGTCACAACCTGCGACCTGGGAGTCACCTGCAGGGCTCCATCTACAGACCTCATCGGTCGAGAGGGCACATAACAGCtcaataatctgaaatgaatttcAGGTCTGAGCCGTTAGAGGCCTTTAAAAGTGAGTGTTAgaaatttaaaatccattaGAAAACTACCagggagatggtggagggagCCCTGACCGACACCCAAGTAAAGTGCATTGTAGTAATAAAGACGAGCATAGATAAAAGCATGAACAACTTTCTTTTGGGTCAGAGAACGATAAATATGACTTAATTTTagaaatcatcttcatctgGATGAACCCAACTAAACAACCACGTGGTCACACTGACATCAGTCATGATAGAACATTTAGCAGATGCAAGACGGCACAACTGTTACTTTTTTAGGTTATTGGCTAAACTTGTCGTAGCGTGTCCAGTTTTGGACGGACGCATTTGCAGGTAAACTATTACTTCATATCAACTTGTTagcctgtgatgtcatcacgtgTCACTGTCATGTGTCATTGCTTGTAACTTGACTGTGTCATGTGTTGCACAAGTCTTTCATTAAGATCAATCATAATTCATTAGAGAGGCACTAATGATAGCGACAgcttttgattgatttttgtgtcCCCAAATCTAAATGTACAATCTGACAAAATGTTGTTACAACTGAGTAAAAACAGGACCGTCCCTTGAGTGCATCTGTGATGACGCTCCCGCTCTTCATGTCAGTCGCTTGAGCACAAAGTACAGAGCATATcgagcaggggaggaggttgTGGTCACAACACCCACCTCCTATACTTGTTTCACTTCTTCTCAGGTCGCTGCTAAAAGGCAGCAGCGCCACTTTTACAGCATcacagacacatgttcacatggaacCAGACACGCAGTCCAGTACAACATCACAAGACAAGTTACTGGGTTTAAACTACAGCGATGATTGTCAGACACGTTGGTCTGTTGCCGCCCTCAAggtcattgaaagaaaaaacgacAGGTCTCATCAACCTTAACAATGTCTAATTTTCATGCTGCATCTTttcagaggagagcaggaccTGTGCTTCTTTCTCCAAGTCTCAACAAAGGTTCTCATCTAAGTTCATGTCAGGGTGTGTGCACACATAACTTTTGACTCCTTACTGCCAGAACAGTAGGACAGGAAGCAGTCCTGAATCGGCCACATGCACAAAGTAGGTTCCTGTGTAGTAGTCAAGGTTAGAAACCTAAACTCCTGTTTTGTATGTTGTGTGGATTTCAGTAATTCAAAAGTGTTTGGAAATCTGCAGGACAGCCAACAATAGTTATACACACTAACAGATCATGCCGCAACAACAGTTAAATGTTAGGAAgtaattatatttgtttttttatagttatttaacAGGGGTGATGCACGAAAACATTCATCATACCAGATATAGCCCAAAACTAATTTCCATAATCCCTGGGTTGAGGCCACCAGCGATACGTCAGTTGTGGTCAcatgcaatatgaaaaaaagaaagaatacagtTTCCAATCGGTTTTGTTATGCGGGTTCTTCTGAATCATAACAAATGAACTCTGTTCTGTAGTTCCTGATggcaatgaaaatataatgtctACCGCACAAATAGACTTAAAGTTTGTGTAATTACAttctaaaatgtgtcaaattcaaatgacaattttctttttgagcctTTAGAAATATTGTATTGGTTATGACTATTTtggaaacattaaacaaaattgtttatttcagtatttattcTCAATTTATTATGCTAGATGCCCCTCTGTAATGATTACGGCTGTAGTTATTTTTAAGTAAACAAATCATGGTCAAcaaatttaacatgaaataaaaatgattctatTATAAAAGCAGTTAAACTTAAACTTTATTCTGCACAATCATTATTTAACACATTGGTGAAAACAGAGAGCCTTTAAACTGCATATAAGACAAATGAGACTATTTGTTTCACAACTTTCGTACTcggtcaagttttttttcaaaaagcctgTTTGAGTTGAAGATGATAAACCTGTTTGAAGAAAATACTGTAGGATGTCACCAAAAGCATTTAAACTTAAACATCTCaggacaaaatataaaaatattttgaaggaTTTCCATATAAAATATTCTTACCAAGATCCGATACCGGAGTTATGTGAATAAGTATCATCTTCATTTAGCAAATCCAGTTTTTGAATTGTTAATTACTCGCATGAACC from Scophthalmus maximus strain ysfricsl-2021 chromosome 9, ASM2237912v1, whole genome shotgun sequence encodes:
- the LOC124849332 gene encoding uncharacterized protein LOC124849332 isoform X2 → MLIIFHLLLLLRVKRPEPDVSTVIQVPPSDPVGPGDPVTLQCSVLSDSENNTCPGYHRVFWFRSGSDESHPSLIHAHGNSRDECEKNPEDHWPQKCVYNFCKNVSSSDAGTHYCAVATCGEILFGRGTKVDNKAPNVWDVQKTNTVLSCATFTISLIVIGFLIHIIKEKMCDCCKEAVTVRGSQPNQQRDEDSLVYSASTITRRKAANAGRGKSSTAEGETVYSEVWFYAIN
- the LOC124849332 gene encoding uncharacterized protein LOC124849332 isoform X1, whose translation is MLIIFHLLLLLRVKRCTFDQIFETRTAGVGHDVDLTCSRHESVYSFNLFWIRLVSGNFPEVLGGTHSFDNADVNETSHFTVKQEPGIFLLRIKKTERSDTGVYYCIRVDQLVMIFLKGTFLRIKGPEPDVSTVIQVPPSDPVGPGDPVTLQCSVLSDSENNTCPGYHRVFWFRSGSDESHPSLIHAHGNSRDECEKNPEDHWPQKCVYNFCKNVSSSDAGTHYCAVATCGEILFGRGTKVDNKAPNVWDVQKTNTVLSCATFTISLIVIGFLIHIIKEKMCDCCKEAVTVRGSQPNQQRDEDSLVYSASTITRRKAANAGRGKSSTAEGETVYSEVWFYAIN